Proteins from one Paenibacillus amylolyticus genomic window:
- a CDS encoding YitT family protein, producing MSTAKTWVQVKLVLPILLGTALYAFGLLYFIIPNQLMEGGLTGVTVLINYAFGISPSLTTLILNVPLFLIGLKILGGKQMIYTGIGIGALTVFLWLFEKLIHLGWIEPLHTENDLLLAALYAGVTLGAGLGIVFRWGGTTGGSDIIARILNRKYGWSMGRVLLGIDFVIIGLSLIYIPKEKILYTLVAVFIASKVIDFIQEGAYSARAFMIISDHAPEIADQITRDMDRGVTLIPAIGAYSKQAKHMAYCVISRQEFRRLQTIVRSIDPRAFVIISDVHDVHGEGFKES from the coding sequence ATGAGCACTGCCAAAACCTGGGTTCAAGTTAAATTGGTACTCCCCATCCTGCTGGGTACAGCCTTATATGCCTTTGGGCTGCTCTATTTCATTATCCCCAACCAGCTTATGGAAGGTGGACTCACCGGAGTGACCGTGCTGATCAATTACGCTTTCGGCATCTCCCCTTCACTTACGACGTTGATTCTTAATGTTCCGCTCTTTTTGATTGGGCTCAAAATTTTGGGCGGCAAACAGATGATCTATACGGGTATCGGAATCGGGGCATTGACCGTTTTTCTGTGGTTGTTTGAGAAGTTGATTCATCTGGGCTGGATAGAACCATTACATACCGAGAATGACTTACTGTTAGCAGCACTATATGCAGGTGTCACCTTAGGAGCCGGTCTTGGCATCGTATTTCGATGGGGTGGTACGACGGGCGGTTCAGACATCATTGCTCGTATTCTCAACCGCAAGTATGGGTGGAGTATGGGACGAGTGCTACTGGGCATCGATTTTGTCATTATCGGGCTCTCTCTCATCTACATCCCCAAAGAAAAAATTCTGTATACGCTCGTAGCTGTATTCATTGCCTCCAAAGTCATCGACTTTATACAGGAAGGTGCCTATTCCGCCCGGGCATTTATGATCATTAGTGACCATGCACCCGAAATTGCGGACCAGATCACACGGGATATGGACCGCGGCGTTACCCTTATTCCAGCCATTGGTGCGTACTCCAAACAGGCCAAACATATGGCCTACTGCGTAATCTCCAGGCAAGAGTTCAGACGTCTGCAGACCATTGTACGATCCATTGACCCCAGAGCTTTTGTCATCATCAGCGATGTCCACGATGTACATGGAGAAGGTTTCAAAGAAAGCTGA
- a CDS encoding nucleotide pyrophosphohydrolase — MEKSIAEMQREVDQYISQFKEGYFSPLAMLARMSEEVGELAREVNHEFGEKPKKSSEAANSIELELGDILFITICFANSLGIDLAEAHDKVMHKFNTRDANRWTPKNTD; from the coding sequence ATGGAGAAAAGCATCGCAGAAATGCAGCGTGAGGTTGATCAGTATATCTCCCAGTTCAAGGAGGGTTATTTCAGTCCACTGGCCATGTTGGCCCGGATGTCTGAAGAGGTTGGGGAGCTTGCCAGGGAAGTGAATCATGAGTTCGGCGAGAAGCCGAAGAAGTCTTCCGAAGCAGCCAACTCCATTGAACTTGAGCTTGGAGATATTTTATTTATCACGATTTGTTTTGCAAACTCACTGGGAATTGATCTGGCTGAGGCACACGACAAAGTCATGCATAAATTTAACACCCGCGATGCCAATCGGTGGACTCCCAAAAACACCGATTAG
- a CDS encoding tetratricopeptide repeat protein → MMKPEEYMQQAYRCILQNDFEQAIRWFESAIDAHPKHAELYYRCSITHARSKHLVPALEYARKAVELAPGTEEYILHLQTLEAKQLTSRAKLLLEQAGIATQERYVEASTLLQEAVRLDPLSVEAHVMLALAYSDLNEFDYAIQALREAIVLDPQNGQLHQLLQEIKQRMKSIQ, encoded by the coding sequence ATGATGAAACCGGAAGAATATATGCAGCAGGCATACCGCTGCATATTGCAAAATGATTTTGAGCAGGCGATTCGCTGGTTCGAGTCAGCCATTGACGCTCATCCAAAACATGCGGAGCTATATTATCGCTGTTCCATTACACATGCCCGCAGCAAGCATCTGGTTCCAGCGCTTGAATATGCGCGTAAGGCGGTTGAACTGGCGCCAGGAACAGAAGAGTATATTTTGCATCTGCAGACATTGGAAGCGAAACAATTGACCTCCAGAGCGAAGTTGCTGTTGGAGCAGGCAGGTATAGCAACACAGGAGCGCTATGTGGAAGCGTCAACGCTTCTGCAAGAAGCGGTCAGACTTGATCCGCTCTCCGTGGAAGCCCATGTGATGCTTGCGTTGGCTTACAGTGATTTGAATGAATTTGACTATGCAATTCAGGCCCTCCGTGAGGCCATTGTACTGGACCCGCAGAATGGGCAACTGCATCAGTTATTACAGGAAATCAAGCAACGTATGAAATCCATTCAATAA
- the dapB gene encoding 4-hydroxy-tetrahydrodipicolinate reductase, whose product MSEVIRVAVIGAAGRMGREVVKLVLQDPELELAAAVNRSGAGTDAGTLVGLPECGVLVTDDIEMAFAETKPQVMVDFTVPQYAFAHTEIAIRHGVRPVMGVTGFTPEQIEQLDKQCQDKGIGGLIAPNFSIGAILMMRFAAQAAKHMPNVEIIEYHGDQKLDAPSGTAIKTAELIAANREELRQGNPNEEEIIEGSRGGYYNGFRIHSVRLPGVFAQQEVVFGDYGQSLKIRHDSYERAGYMPGVKIGVQKVMEYTGMIYGFDHFID is encoded by the coding sequence ATGAGTGAAGTCATTAGAGTTGCCGTGATCGGAGCGGCTGGCCGAATGGGCCGTGAAGTTGTGAAATTGGTGCTTCAGGACCCCGAATTGGAGCTTGCAGCGGCTGTCAACCGCTCCGGAGCAGGCACGGATGCAGGAACCCTTGTTGGTTTGCCGGAGTGTGGGGTGCTGGTGACTGATGATATCGAAATGGCGTTTGCCGAAACAAAACCTCAGGTGATGGTTGATTTTACAGTGCCGCAATATGCTTTTGCACATACGGAGATCGCGATCCGTCATGGAGTTAGACCTGTCATGGGTGTTACCGGCTTTACGCCGGAGCAGATTGAACAGTTGGACAAGCAGTGCCAGGACAAAGGAATTGGAGGGCTTATTGCCCCGAACTTCTCGATCGGTGCCATTCTGATGATGCGATTCGCAGCACAGGCTGCCAAACATATGCCGAATGTGGAGATTATCGAGTATCACGGGGATCAGAAGCTGGATGCTCCTTCAGGAACAGCGATCAAAACTGCTGAACTGATTGCTGCCAATCGGGAGGAACTTCGTCAGGGTAACCCGAATGAGGAAGAAATCATTGAAGGATCACGCGGTGGTTATTACAATGGCTTCCGAATTCACAGTGTACGATTGCCTGGCGTATTCGCGCAGCAGGAAGTGGTTTTCGGAGATTACGGACAATCACTCAAAATTCGGCATGACTCCTACGAGCGTGCAGGTTATATGCCTGGTGTTAAGATTGGTGTGCAAAAGGTTATGGAATACACAGGAATGATCTACGGATTTGACCACTTTATCGACTAA
- the mgsA gene encoding methylglyoxal synthase, translated as MLKIAFIAHDRKKEEMVNFVTAYEPVFTDHQLYSTGTTGLRIMEGTSLKIHRFESGPLGGDQQIGALVAQNEMDLIIFLRDPLMAQPHEPDINALLRLCDVQGIPLATNIATAEILVKALDRGDFAWRELVHKYKPEAGLNSGDSE; from the coding sequence ATGTTGAAAATAGCATTTATCGCCCATGATCGTAAAAAAGAAGAGATGGTTAATTTCGTGACAGCGTATGAACCTGTTTTTACGGACCATCAATTGTATTCTACAGGAACAACTGGCCTTCGTATTATGGAAGGAACGTCTTTGAAGATTCATCGATTCGAATCAGGTCCACTGGGCGGAGATCAGCAGATTGGAGCTTTGGTTGCGCAAAATGAGATGGATCTGATTATTTTCCTGCGCGATCCACTGATGGCACAACCGCACGAGCCGGATATTAATGCGTTGTTACGTCTTTGTGATGTGCAGGGAATTCCACTTGCCACCAATATCGCAACCGCTGAGATTCTCGTTAAGGCTCTGGATCGTGGCGATTTTGCCTGGAGAGAGCTGGTACATAAATACAAGCCGGAGGCTGGATTGAATTCGGGTGATTCCGAATGA
- the bshB1 gene encoding bacillithiol biosynthesis deacetylase BshB1: MSLDILIFGAHADDAEIGMGGTIAKHTAAGLKVGVCDLTRAEMSSNGTVERRTEEAEQASRVLGLSCRTNLGLPDRGLYLTPEHVQAITAEIRRHAPRMVFAPYWEDRHPDHVNCSKLVQEAVFNAKLRNYMPDMPAVQVKELYFYFINDIGPTDLIVDITEHYEQKESSLLSYRSQFEQGEGTVSTPLNQGYIERVRARDSLLGQRSLIPFAEGFATITPYVVHQFGPSTP; this comes from the coding sequence ATGAGTCTGGATATTCTCATCTTTGGAGCACATGCGGACGATGCGGAGATCGGTATGGGTGGAACGATTGCCAAACATACCGCTGCTGGCTTGAAAGTAGGCGTATGTGATCTGACTCGTGCCGAGATGTCTTCCAATGGAACAGTAGAGCGCAGAACCGAGGAAGCGGAGCAAGCCTCCCGCGTCCTCGGTCTTTCGTGTCGAACGAATCTGGGGCTCCCAGATCGCGGCTTGTATCTTACGCCTGAACATGTACAGGCGATTACGGCTGAGATACGGCGTCACGCTCCTCGGATGGTATTTGCTCCCTATTGGGAAGATCGTCATCCGGATCATGTCAATTGCAGTAAGCTTGTGCAGGAGGCTGTATTTAACGCGAAACTTCGGAACTACATGCCGGACATGCCTGCCGTGCAGGTGAAGGAACTTTATTTTTACTTTATTAATGACATTGGACCTACGGATTTGATTGTTGATATTACGGAACACTATGAGCAAAAAGAATCATCACTGCTCTCTTATCGTTCCCAATTCGAACAGGGAGAGGGCACAGTCTCGACACCCTTGAATCAAGGGTATATTGAGCGTGTAAGAGCCCGGGATTCCTTGCTTGGACAGCGCAGTCTAATTCCGTTTGCAGAAGGTTTTGCTACAATTACGCCTTATGTGGTTCATCAATTTGGTCCGAGTACCCCATAA
- the bshA gene encoding N-acetyl-alpha-D-glucosaminyl L-malate synthase BshA: MPEKYFYHEVEVNDYYVFRYPPYDLSLATKMAQVAKSQQLDLLHVHYAVPHAVCAFLAKQMVGDGLKVVTTLHGTDITVLAQDESLKDLIRLAINESDAVTAVSKDLIRETVELLDIQRPIDLTYNFIDKRIYYPRDAASLRRDFAAPDEKILMHISNFRPVKRTQDVVEVFRQVQEQVPAKLLFVGEGPDLPKMQWKINDLGLNDKVHFLGKQDDIAQVISMADVLMLPSEKESFGLVALEAMACGVPTIGSQAGGIPELVLHGKTGFLSAIGDTQSMAENTIRLLTDDRLAAEFRESCLQRAHHDFCNDAIRHEYEQIYYRVLGREVPNLKPVCG, encoded by the coding sequence ATTCCAGAAAAATATTTTTATCACGAAGTTGAAGTCAATGATTATTATGTGTTCCGTTATCCACCGTATGATCTGTCACTGGCAACCAAGATGGCCCAGGTGGCCAAGTCGCAGCAGCTGGATCTGCTGCATGTTCACTATGCTGTGCCACACGCAGTATGTGCTTTTCTTGCGAAACAGATGGTAGGAGACGGTCTGAAAGTAGTAACTACATTACATGGAACGGATATTACGGTTCTGGCTCAGGATGAATCTCTGAAGGATCTCATTCGTCTTGCCATTAATGAAAGTGACGCGGTCACTGCGGTATCCAAAGATTTGATTCGGGAAACGGTCGAATTGCTCGACATTCAGCGTCCAATCGATCTGACCTATAACTTTATTGACAAACGAATATATTATCCGCGGGATGCTGCCAGTCTGCGAAGAGACTTTGCTGCGCCCGACGAGAAAATATTAATGCATATTTCCAACTTCCGACCGGTGAAGAGAACTCAGGATGTGGTAGAGGTCTTCCGTCAGGTACAGGAGCAGGTTCCAGCCAAACTGTTATTTGTAGGTGAGGGGCCTGATTTGCCGAAGATGCAATGGAAAATTAATGATCTTGGCTTAAATGATAAGGTTCATTTCCTTGGCAAACAAGATGATATTGCCCAGGTGATCTCCATGGCTGACGTGTTGATGCTTCCATCGGAGAAGGAAAGTTTTGGGCTTGTAGCACTTGAAGCAATGGCTTGCGGCGTACCTACGATCGGTTCACAGGCTGGAGGAATTCCGGAACTGGTCTTACATGGCAAGACGGGATTCTTATCCGCGATTGGGGATACACAATCCATGGCCGAGAACACGATCCGTTTGTTAACAGATGATCGTTTGGCTGCAGAGTTCAGGGAATCATGTCTTCAACGCGCACATCACGACTTCTGCAATGATGCCATTCGGCATGAATATGAACAGATTTATTACCGGGTGCTGGGAAGGGAAGTTCCAAACTTGAAGCCGGTTTGCGGTTAA
- a CDS encoding CCA tRNA nucleotidyltransferase, protein MVQWTQVDREMAIQSENVLTTLNEHGHKAYWVGGCVRDELLERVVDDMDITTSASPQQVMDLFDDCIPTGLQHGTVTVRSGAYYFEVTTFRTESEYQDNRRPAAVQFVQDIKEDLQRRDFTMNALAMDVTGTIVDPFGGQADIKEERVRCVGSAMERFGEDALRMLRCVRFASVFDFKIAHNTWKGLVRQKDLLQHIAMERVRTEMVKMMSGPHPLRGLELLYRSDALAHIKAPVSSARFNKTLLANLEQLSGEHVLLRWSLILIAGGYSKDEADVLLRQWTFSNEHRSRMTGVLQVDQLIHTSVQEQKDTASLRSDWIVTVLACGVQAADDWLRIQSILPAGWRNQPEQAEMQGVLVQECAAQWSQSIPVHELKELDITGEQVLQMVQRKGGPWLGQLMKHLLRQTAIGTIANQHEALSAEVKRVVQDDQA, encoded by the coding sequence GTGGTTCAATGGACACAGGTAGATCGTGAAATGGCCATTCAAAGTGAGAATGTACTCACAACATTAAACGAACATGGCCACAAGGCATATTGGGTAGGTGGTTGTGTTCGTGACGAATTGCTGGAACGAGTTGTAGACGATATGGATATCACAACTTCTGCTTCTCCCCAACAAGTCATGGACTTGTTCGACGATTGCATTCCTACAGGTTTGCAACATGGGACAGTTACTGTGCGTTCAGGCGCTTATTACTTTGAAGTGACCACCTTTCGAACAGAATCCGAATATCAGGATAACCGCAGACCTGCTGCGGTTCAATTTGTTCAGGATATCAAGGAAGATTTACAGCGGCGTGACTTCACAATGAATGCTCTTGCGATGGACGTCACTGGTACAATTGTTGACCCGTTTGGTGGACAGGCTGATATCAAGGAAGAGCGAGTCCGATGTGTAGGTTCTGCGATGGAACGATTTGGTGAGGATGCACTGCGAATGCTCCGCTGTGTCCGGTTTGCTTCGGTATTTGATTTCAAAATTGCCCATAACACGTGGAAGGGTCTTGTAAGGCAGAAAGACCTGCTTCAACATATAGCGATGGAACGGGTACGCACCGAGATGGTAAAAATGATGTCAGGACCGCATCCTCTAAGAGGGTTGGAGCTCTTATACAGAAGTGATGCGCTTGCACACATCAAAGCGCCGGTTAGCTCGGCTCGCTTTAACAAGACGCTGTTAGCCAATCTGGAACAATTGTCAGGTGAGCATGTGTTGCTCCGCTGGTCACTCATCCTCATTGCTGGCGGTTACAGCAAGGATGAAGCAGATGTATTATTACGACAGTGGACATTCTCCAATGAACATCGTTCTCGTATGACCGGTGTCCTTCAGGTGGACCAGTTGATTCATACCTCCGTTCAGGAACAGAAGGATACAGCCAGTCTCCGTTCCGATTGGATCGTTACGGTACTGGCTTGTGGTGTTCAGGCAGCGGATGATTGGCTTCGAATACAGTCTATACTGCCAGCAGGGTGGCGAAATCAACCCGAACAGGCAGAAATGCAGGGCGTTTTGGTTCAGGAATGTGCAGCTCAATGGAGTCAATCGATCCCTGTGCATGAATTGAAAGAGCTGGACATCACAGGGGAACAAGTGTTGCAAATGGTGCAGCGTAAAGGCGGACCTTGGCTGGGGCAACTGATGAAACATTTGTTACGACAAACGGCGATTGGAACGATAGCGAATCAGCATGAAGCGCTAAGCGCAGAAGTGAAGCGGGTGGTTCAAGATGACCAAGCATGA
- a CDS encoding biotin--[acetyl-CoA-carboxylase] ligase — protein sequence MTKHEDLLHMLLNAEGRFVSGEEISRHLSISRTAVWKHVNKLRDMGYEFEAVSRKGYRLVTKPDSIDATALQLALDTTVFGRKAILLPSTLSTQGDVLKLAEEGQSEGAVVIAEEQTGGRGRFGRKWFSPPGKGIWMSVLLRPDLPLQHTPQLTLLTGVAVCRAVRACTGVDAGIKWPNDLLIDGRKVCGILLESTVEDHEVKYCIAGIGVDVNFDSEDYPEDLTTIATSLKMETGSPWIGPSSRLLILTELEQLYFLYQREGFGVISALWEALSISMNREIKVTNPHGVMEGKAIGLDPSGALLVEKHDGEHTLVISGEISWKS from the coding sequence ATGACCAAGCATGAAGATCTGTTACATATGTTATTGAATGCAGAAGGACGATTCGTATCGGGTGAAGAGATCAGTCGTCATCTGTCCATCAGTCGGACTGCTGTGTGGAAACATGTGAACAAGTTGCGAGACATGGGGTATGAGTTTGAAGCTGTGTCCCGCAAAGGGTATCGACTGGTGACGAAGCCGGATAGCATTGACGCTACCGCCCTCCAATTGGCACTGGATACAACCGTATTTGGCCGTAAGGCTATTCTGCTGCCCTCGACCTTGTCTACGCAAGGGGATGTACTGAAGCTAGCTGAGGAGGGGCAATCTGAAGGTGCTGTAGTCATTGCGGAAGAACAAACAGGCGGCAGAGGACGTTTTGGTCGAAAGTGGTTCTCTCCTCCGGGTAAAGGAATCTGGATGAGTGTCCTGCTGCGCCCTGATCTGCCGCTTCAGCACACCCCGCAGCTTACTCTATTAACAGGGGTGGCTGTATGTCGTGCTGTTCGAGCTTGTACAGGAGTGGATGCAGGCATCAAATGGCCCAACGATCTGTTGATTGATGGACGCAAGGTATGTGGCATATTGCTTGAATCTACAGTGGAAGATCATGAAGTCAAATACTGCATTGCAGGTATAGGCGTTGACGTGAACTTTGATTCCGAGGATTATCCGGAAGATCTAACCACAATTGCGACTTCGCTCAAGATGGAGACGGGCAGCCCGTGGATCGGACCAAGCTCACGGCTGCTGATTTTAACCGAGCTGGAACAGTTATATTTTTTGTATCAAAGAGAAGGATTTGGTGTGATCTCAGCCCTATGGGAGGCCCTGTCCATATCGATGAATCGAGAGATTAAAGTGACGAATCCTCATGGCGTCATGGAGGGGAAGGCAATCGGTCTTGACCCTTCTGGAGCACTCCTTGTGGAGAAACATGATGGAGAACATACACTAGTCATCTCGGGTGAGATTTCCTGGAAATCGTAA
- the panB gene encoding 3-methyl-2-oxobutanoate hydroxymethyltransferase, producing MANKQAMNIVKMKKYKQDGVPLTMITAYDYPTALLAEEAGIDLILVGDSLGNVVLGYNSTLPVTIDDMVYHTRSVVRGAEKTFIVADMPFMTYHGSVDETLKGVRRLMQEGHAHAVKMEGGVEIADTVRAVVQAGVPVLGHIGLTPQSVNQIGGYRIQGKDAADAKRLMDEAKALEAAGAFGIVLELVTEEVARAISEELSIPTIGIGAGRGCDGQVLVFHDVVQYASPYTPKRFVKTYGDVGTLIRTSIEAYVKEVKDRAFPAEEHVFNAADGVLDQLYGQRKEKVGSNS from the coding sequence ATGGCAAACAAACAAGCGATGAATATTGTGAAAATGAAAAAATACAAGCAGGATGGCGTGCCGCTTACTATGATCACGGCTTACGATTATCCAACAGCGCTCCTCGCTGAGGAAGCGGGTATTGATCTGATCCTGGTTGGTGATTCACTTGGCAATGTCGTGCTGGGGTATAACTCGACGCTACCGGTGACCATCGACGATATGGTGTATCACACACGTTCCGTTGTGCGCGGGGCTGAGAAGACGTTTATTGTGGCTGATATGCCTTTTATGACTTATCATGGCAGCGTGGATGAGACGCTTAAGGGTGTACGTCGATTGATGCAAGAAGGGCATGCCCATGCGGTCAAAATGGAAGGCGGAGTCGAAATAGCGGACACCGTCAGAGCAGTTGTGCAAGCAGGTGTGCCTGTTCTTGGACATATTGGACTCACACCTCAATCGGTTAATCAGATCGGCGGTTACCGCATTCAGGGCAAGGATGCAGCAGATGCGAAACGTCTGATGGACGAAGCCAAAGCCCTGGAAGCAGCTGGCGCGTTTGGCATTGTACTTGAACTGGTTACGGAAGAAGTTGCACGGGCGATCTCGGAGGAACTGTCCATCCCTACCATCGGAATTGGTGCAGGACGTGGCTGTGACGGTCAGGTACTGGTATTCCACGATGTGGTTCAATACGCCTCTCCATATACGCCCAAACGTTTTGTCAAAACCTATGGAGATGTGGGTACACTAATCAGAACCAGCATCGAAGCTTACGTGAAAGAAGTTAAAGATCGTGCATTCCCGGCCGAAGAGCATGTATTCAATGCTGCGGATGGTGTTCTGGACCAACTGTATGGACAACGCAAAGAAAAGGTGGGGAGTAACTCATGA
- the panC gene encoding pantoate--beta-alanine ligase — protein sequence MKVLRTISELRQELSLKRQAIRPNGSVVGLVPTMGYLHQGHASLMQAARQQSDIVVLSIFVNPIQFGPNEDFDSYPRDEARDVETARSQGVDIVFIPSVEEMYPQATQTTVSVSKLTERLCGASRPGHFDGVTTVVSKLFNIVQPQRAFFGMKDAQQVAVIQQMVNDLNMPVDIVPCPIVREEDGLALSSRNVYLSAEQRTQALVLSKALRAAQEAADTGVARNASDIRRILREQIATSPLAVIDYAEIQAFPSLEPLSDLEEVQGREDLLIALAVKFGKTRLIDNIRLQKSEVLSHV from the coding sequence ATGAAAGTACTACGGACGATCTCAGAGTTAAGACAGGAGCTCAGCTTGAAGCGTCAAGCGATTCGGCCCAATGGGTCCGTTGTAGGGCTGGTACCGACCATGGGTTATCTTCATCAAGGGCATGCAAGCTTGATGCAGGCAGCCAGACAACAGAGTGATATCGTGGTATTAAGCATATTCGTTAATCCAATTCAATTTGGCCCTAATGAAGATTTTGACAGCTACCCGCGCGATGAAGCCAGGGATGTGGAAACAGCACGTTCACAAGGAGTGGATATCGTATTTATTCCCTCAGTTGAAGAGATGTATCCACAGGCAACACAGACGACGGTATCTGTCTCCAAACTGACAGAGCGCCTATGTGGCGCTTCCCGTCCAGGACATTTTGACGGAGTAACGACTGTAGTCTCCAAGCTCTTCAACATTGTACAACCACAGCGTGCATTTTTTGGCATGAAAGACGCTCAGCAGGTTGCAGTCATTCAACAGATGGTGAATGATTTGAATATGCCTGTGGACATTGTACCCTGTCCGATTGTGCGCGAAGAGGATGGTCTTGCTCTCAGTTCACGTAATGTCTACCTTAGCGCAGAACAACGTACGCAGGCCCTGGTTCTGTCGAAGGCGCTGCGCGCAGCTCAGGAAGCCGCAGACACAGGTGTAGCTAGGAATGCCTCAGATATCCGTCGTATTCTGCGTGAGCAGATTGCAACCTCACCACTTGCAGTGATCGACTACGCTGAGATTCAGGCTTTTCCAAGTCTGGAGCCGCTGTCCGATCTGGAAGAGGTTCAAGGTCGTGAGGATCTGCTCATTGCACTTGCGGTGAAATTCGGAAAAACAAGATTGATTGACAATATAAGGTTGCAAAAATCGGAGGTCCTATCCCATGTTTAG